Proteins encoded by one window of Aphis gossypii isolate Hap1 chromosome X, ASM2018417v2, whole genome shotgun sequence:
- the LOC114122718 gene encoding elongation factor Ts, mitochondrial has product MLRSLTLIRGIHISSTNWSSTKAQLLKLRKKTGYPFDSCKKALQLNDNSLEKSEAWLKEEAQRLGWAKANKLANRATAQGVIAFAIDSQKEVATMVEVNCETDFVARNKCFHSVVEVVTSSCLDFAKQQKALENSFSKVNLKSGDLMELSGAEGKSLADHVAVTIGNLGENVTLRRATCLNTRDTGLNIMGLTHPANPTGSQFLSGKYGSLLIYRKQLDSEKINQRSMESSHDEILRQMCQHVIGMNPKSVGVLSIQEPIKSQEVVPAKTFNENDDSSLDNIDEKQSESEFEEDGMLEQAFLLDPSITVGQVATDYGIDILDFVRYECGET; this is encoded by the exons ATGTTAAGatcattaacattaataagaGGAATCCATATATCCAGCACTAACTGGTCCTCTACCAAAgcacaacttttaaaattaagaaagaaAACAGGATATCCATTTGATAGCTGTAAAAAGGCTTTACAATTAAATGATAACAGTTTAGaaaag tcaGAGGCATGGTTAAAAGAAGAAGCTCAAAGGCTAGGTTGGGCAAAAGCTAACAAACTTGCTAACCGTGCCACTGCTCAAGGAGTTATTGCATTTGCAATTGATAGTCAAAAAGAAGTTGCTACTATGGTGGAAGTGAATTGTGAAACTGATTTTGTTGCTCGTAACAAGTGTTTTCATTCAGTTGTAGAAGTAGTTACTTCGTCTTGTTTAGATTTTGCTAAACAACAAAAAGCATtagaaaattcattttcaaaa gTCAATTTAAAAAGTGGTGATTTAATGGAGTTAAGCGGAGCTGAAGGTAAATCATTGGCTGATCATGTTGCAGTTACAATTGGTAACCTTGGAGAAAATGTCACTCTCAGACGTGCCACATGTTTAAACACTAGAGACACTGGTTTGAATATTATGGGTCTTACTCATCCAGCTAATCCAACTGGATCTCAATTTCTTTCCGGTAAATACGGATCACTTCTAATTTACCGCAAACAACTAGatagtgaaaaaattaatcaaaggTCTATGGAGAGTTCTCATGATGAAATTCTTCGTCAAATGTGTCAACACGTTAttg gtaTGAATCCAAAAAGTGTTGGCGTGCTAAGTATACAAGAACCTATAAAATCTCAAGAAGTGGTGCCTGCTAAAACATTCAATGAAAATGATGATTCATCCTTGGACAATATAGATGAAAAACAATCAGAATCTGAGTTTGAAGAAGATGGCATGCTTGAACAAGCATTTTTATTGGACCCGTCTATAACTGTAGGACAAGTAGCAACTGATTATGGAATTGACATACTAGATTTTGTGCGTTATGAATGTGGTGAaacataa